In the Streptomyces sp. f51 genome, one interval contains:
- a CDS encoding DNA methyltransferase: MNEKLGAGLPLVSLLEAGPAPVEWSRIAEHESWRKEVHRPATYVHKWWARRLGSVARHLLLAAVSGPDESIADASARLRGLVVYDPFAGSGTTLVEAAKLGAAVVGRDINPVATLTQRQALQPWDLEVLADLFGQVVRKCARPVQELHRTVSNEPVLHYFWVALARCPECGEDVELFTTRVFARHAYPRRFPRAQTVCPGCRGICVTDLSKDERGHCPACDMTFSFQGAVRGRFMTCRLGHRTPVIAALNGAVPERRMYAKLVLRADGRREYRAIDDFDLCLYDKAAKSLADASPDELVRPLGALEEGVSTVQALRWGYDSWERFFNERQRYSLGLIGAALRDLPGASAEREALIASFGRTVEHHNLFCSYKGEGTGPVRSVFHNHVLRPERCSVEGDPWGAQGGSAGFSAVLTRLHKAAQYKSTPLDFKAEASRILAVNQSSLPVARPLSTTWQQFVRDPATAYTTTGDASQTDLPDDSVDLIVTDPPYVDNVHYSELADFFHAWLSAMRPYRGYPDIPSTRAIQEVQNAAPAGFQATAARVWRECRRVLKPGGCLLFSFHQSQTTGWCALMRSLSDAGFVVTTTRAVVAEVATSLAKTAAAEPNRIDVIVVCRDAAGTSAEAAPDLDQAATHALSEIQGLRGAGLRMGPGDVRTAVRAAVLAAGTRQAAADWETLKAEADQRATAAVAEFNTS; this comes from the coding sequence ATGAACGAGAAGCTAGGGGCGGGCCTCCCCCTGGTCTCACTTCTCGAGGCCGGGCCGGCGCCAGTGGAGTGGAGCCGGATCGCCGAGCACGAGTCATGGCGCAAGGAGGTTCACCGGCCCGCGACCTACGTGCACAAGTGGTGGGCGAGGCGCCTAGGCAGCGTCGCACGCCACTTATTGCTAGCTGCCGTGTCCGGGCCGGACGAATCCATTGCGGACGCCTCGGCCAGGCTGCGAGGGCTCGTCGTCTACGACCCTTTCGCCGGATCGGGCACCACCCTTGTCGAGGCGGCCAAACTCGGGGCCGCCGTCGTCGGCCGCGACATCAACCCCGTCGCGACGCTCACCCAGCGGCAGGCGCTGCAGCCATGGGATCTCGAGGTGCTCGCGGACCTCTTCGGGCAGGTCGTCAGAAAGTGCGCCCGCCCCGTCCAGGAACTGCACCGCACAGTCTCCAATGAACCAGTCCTGCACTACTTCTGGGTGGCTCTGGCGCGCTGCCCGGAGTGCGGCGAGGACGTGGAGCTCTTCACCACCCGGGTCTTCGCCCGCCATGCGTACCCGCGCAGATTCCCCCGCGCGCAGACCGTATGCCCTGGCTGCCGGGGCATATGCGTCACCGACTTGAGCAAGGACGAGAGGGGGCACTGCCCCGCCTGCGACATGACCTTCTCGTTCCAAGGAGCCGTCCGGGGACGGTTCATGACGTGCCGTCTCGGACACCGCACCCCTGTCATTGCCGCGCTGAACGGCGCCGTCCCTGAACGGCGCATGTACGCGAAGCTGGTGCTGCGCGCCGACGGCAGGCGTGAGTACCGGGCAATCGACGACTTCGACCTCTGTCTGTACGACAAGGCAGCCAAATCCCTCGCCGACGCCTCCCCCGATGAGCTCGTACGCCCGCTCGGCGCGCTTGAGGAAGGCGTCAGCACCGTCCAGGCGCTGCGCTGGGGGTACGACTCCTGGGAGCGGTTCTTCAACGAGCGCCAGCGTTACAGCCTGGGACTGATCGGCGCTGCGCTGCGCGATCTCCCCGGGGCCTCAGCGGAACGCGAGGCGCTCATTGCATCGTTCGGCAGAACCGTCGAACACCACAACCTATTCTGCTCCTACAAGGGGGAGGGCACCGGCCCGGTCCGCTCGGTCTTCCACAACCACGTACTGCGGCCGGAGCGGTGCAGCGTCGAAGGAGACCCCTGGGGCGCCCAGGGGGGATCGGCTGGGTTCTCCGCGGTGCTCACCCGGCTACACAAAGCAGCCCAGTACAAGAGCACCCCGCTGGACTTCAAGGCCGAGGCCAGCCGGATCCTCGCCGTCAACCAGTCCTCACTTCCCGTCGCCCGCCCCCTGAGCACGACGTGGCAGCAGTTCGTGCGGGATCCCGCAACGGCCTACACCACCACCGGCGACGCCTCGCAGACGGATCTCCCCGACGACAGCGTGGACCTCATCGTCACCGACCCTCCCTATGTAGACAACGTCCACTACTCGGAGCTGGCCGACTTCTTCCACGCGTGGCTTAGCGCCATGCGCCCCTACCGGGGCTACCCAGACATACCCAGCACCCGTGCCATCCAGGAAGTGCAGAACGCCGCCCCTGCTGGATTCCAAGCCACCGCGGCCCGGGTCTGGCGCGAGTGCCGGCGCGTCCTCAAGCCCGGCGGCTGCCTCCTGTTCAGCTTCCACCAGTCACAGACCACGGGCTGGTGCGCTCTCATGCGGTCGCTGTCCGACGCCGGCTTCGTCGTCACCACCACCCGCGCCGTGGTCGCCGAAGTGGCGACCAGTCTCGCCAAGACCGCAGCAGCGGAGCCCAACCGCATCGACGTCATCGTGGTGTGCCGGGACGCTGCAGGCACGTCTGCTGAGGCAGCCCCCGACCTCGACCAGGCCGCCACGCACGCACTGTCGGAAATCCAGGGCCTCAGAGGAGCCGGGCTGCGGATGGGTCCCGGCGATGTCCGCACCGCCGTACGCGCCGCGGTCCTGGCGGCAGGGACACGTCAGGCAGCCGCCGACTGGGAGACCCTGAAAGCAGAGGCAGACCAACGAGCCACGGCAGCGGTAGCAGAATTCAACACAAGTTGA